In Corynebacterium guangdongense, one DNA window encodes the following:
- a CDS encoding molybdopterin molybdotransferase MoeA, with the protein MSPVPHSSGDSARPLDDYLAAVTALAGAAPRERLTLALADAAGLVLAEAATARLAVPPFSNSAMDGYLVRVGDLAGGEGPWTLRVVGDVPAGSAPLTPGPGEAVRIMTGAPVEESLAGELRVVPVELTSIRPGPVDLPTEVVIGEVAANRRHIRSAGDNVAPGDVVVEAGRRIDAGATAALISAGVTEVTVHRAPVVAVVASGDELVEPGVVPGVGQIPDSNRPMLVALARANGAGQVVSAHAGDYPGDFADVLDRVAAHADLIVTSGGVSVGAFDVVRATTGASPRGEMWFGEIAQKPGAPQGCGTWAGTPILCLPGNPVAAFVSFHLYVAPVLGVLAGRPAPGHLLDRPRLRAVAAEKLPAPRDRTLVIPVRLGYGAEGLPVAAPFNGTAVGSHFVASLADTDGVVLLPPGSDTAAGAEVEVLLTRS; encoded by the coding sequence ATGTCCCCCGTGCCCCATTCCTCCGGCGATTCCGCTCGCCCGCTCGACGACTACCTGGCCGCGGTCACCGCCCTCGCCGGGGCCGCCCCGCGCGAGAGGCTGACGCTTGCGCTCGCCGACGCCGCCGGTCTCGTCCTCGCCGAGGCGGCCACCGCCCGCCTGGCGGTTCCGCCCTTCTCCAACTCCGCGATGGACGGGTACCTGGTCCGCGTCGGGGACCTCGCCGGGGGCGAAGGCCCGTGGACGCTGCGTGTCGTCGGTGACGTGCCGGCGGGCTCGGCACCCCTGACCCCGGGCCCGGGCGAGGCCGTGCGCATCATGACCGGCGCCCCCGTCGAGGAGTCTCTCGCCGGGGAGTTGCGGGTCGTGCCGGTGGAGCTGACCAGCATCCGGCCGGGCCCGGTCGACCTGCCGACGGAGGTAGTCATCGGGGAGGTCGCCGCAAACCGGCGCCACATCCGTTCCGCCGGTGACAACGTCGCCCCCGGCGACGTCGTCGTCGAGGCGGGTCGGCGCATCGACGCCGGCGCCACCGCGGCCCTGATCTCCGCCGGCGTCACCGAGGTCACCGTCCACCGGGCCCCGGTCGTCGCGGTCGTCGCCTCCGGCGATGAGCTGGTGGAACCGGGCGTGGTTCCGGGGGTCGGCCAGATTCCCGACTCGAACCGGCCGATGCTCGTGGCGTTGGCCCGGGCCAACGGCGCCGGTCAGGTCGTCTCCGCCCACGCCGGCGATTACCCGGGCGACTTCGCTGACGTGCTCGACCGGGTGGCCGCGCACGCCGACCTCATCGTCACCAGCGGCGGGGTCTCCGTCGGTGCTTTCGACGTGGTCCGGGCGACCACCGGGGCCTCACCGCGCGGCGAGATGTGGTTCGGTGAGATCGCCCAGAAGCCCGGCGCCCCGCAGGGCTGCGGCACCTGGGCGGGCACGCCCATCCTGTGCCTGCCGGGCAACCCGGTCGCGGCCTTCGTGTCCTTCCACCTTTACGTCGCCCCGGTGCTGGGCGTCCTGGCGGGGCGCCCCGCACCGGGGCACCTGCTGGACCGCCCCCGCCTGCGCGCGGTGGCCGCGGAGAAGCTGCCGGCGCCCCGCGACCGCACCCTGGTGATCCCGGTGCGGCTGGGTTACGGCGCCGAAGGGCTGCCGGTGGCCGCCCCCTTCAACGGCACGGCCGTCGGTTCCCACTTCGTCGCCTCCCTGGCTGACACCGACGGGGTGGTCCTGCTTCCCCCGGGCTCGGACACCGCCGCGGGCGCCGAGGTCGAAGTGCTCCTCACCCGTTCCTAG